The following coding sequences are from one Nonlabens arenilitoris window:
- a CDS encoding CHAT domain-containing protein: MKSSLTSIIFWLLVVCACNSTSSQTYYELFDKLEKNKGIEALQPQLDSVLRNTTDYLQYTEMSHDFSVKYFRLRDHEAAIKYAQLEVNSFEEHQIWNEKYTKAIYQLAYFYELTAQIEVAIQHYSKVISVEPNSYKTIQSYGKLGDCHYKLGDYYQAEIYYLKAISDLENYNASGFLASQYLNLSRVYHTLNTVDSQDKELKTLNKVLEINKKNPLNDRRLSILYNNLANYYNNEKSYNFNQAKLYYQKLLNHSIEKEDSTSIGIGYGNLGNLYIKQGSDSAKYYLNKSLDYSLSTDSKDRVFKNISDFELQNGNSESSLIFLNKAIQVNFRNKNIDLKNPSLVHFKDAIDPIGVINSLSKKAEVLLLQYEDSKKKSYAIKAFKNLQTADSLIDYIQNSNSEQSSKLYWRKEASKVYHYAVYCSYILDKTQLAFVYSEKNKAVLLTENIIQNSFDIPESIKNRKKFLNNRLIEYERKLEEKKDSNSIKFYNKAILNQRLEIKKYDDSIANHYTDGLTKTYLNQLTSLSEVQNGLKNDEMIISYVWNEEVKCKNHLMCLVITPEDAQVFELEHADDLNREISQYLQLLSKPFSTKEDINQYAIKANSIYKRLFPIEIQSKLKSKKITIIADGQLQNIPFDALITDIEKHNYLIKDCQINYAYSLSFSKSNAAINRKASKNLITFSPTTFDLIGLPKLYNTNAEINSINKYIEGDNYINHIATKNNFKSLIDDYKIIHLATHASSGEDPFIGFHDSKLGIKELYSLENNAQLVFLSACDTSIGEIIQGEGTLTLARGFFYTGSQAVVASLWKTSDKSTSYIVEDFYKNIEEKNGVSTALHRAKLKYIKEHSLSDVSPYYWASLKSMGDNQPIALNNYNFVYWIIGALVMILTLLSVLFFKNRKA, from the coding sequence TTGAAATCTAGTTTAACCTCTATTATATTTTGGCTATTAGTAGTTTGCGCATGCAATTCTACTAGTAGCCAAACTTATTATGAGCTATTTGATAAGCTAGAAAAAAACAAAGGAATTGAAGCCCTACAGCCTCAACTAGACAGTGTATTAAGAAACACTACAGACTATTTACAGTATACTGAAATGTCTCATGATTTTTCAGTTAAATACTTCAGATTAAGAGACCATGAAGCGGCTATTAAATATGCTCAACTAGAAGTTAACTCTTTTGAAGAGCATCAAATATGGAATGAAAAATACACTAAAGCTATCTATCAACTAGCGTATTTTTATGAGCTCACTGCGCAAATTGAAGTTGCCATACAGCACTATAGTAAAGTAATTTCAGTAGAACCTAATTCCTATAAAACAATTCAATCTTACGGTAAATTAGGTGATTGTCATTATAAACTAGGAGATTATTATCAGGCAGAAATTTATTACTTAAAAGCCATTTCTGATCTAGAAAATTATAATGCTTCAGGGTTTCTTGCTTCTCAGTATTTAAATTTATCTAGAGTTTATCACACTTTAAACACTGTAGATTCTCAAGACAAAGAACTTAAAACTTTGAATAAGGTTTTAGAAATCAACAAAAAAAACCCGCTCAACGACCGTAGATTATCTATTCTATATAATAACCTGGCTAATTACTACAATAATGAAAAATCATATAATTTTAATCAAGCCAAATTATATTATCAAAAACTGCTTAATCATTCTATTGAAAAAGAAGATTCCACTTCTATAGGGATAGGTTATGGAAACCTAGGTAATCTCTATATAAAACAAGGTAGTGATAGCGCAAAGTATTATCTAAACAAGAGCTTAGACTATTCTTTATCTACAGATTCTAAAGATCGTGTATTTAAAAATATATCAGATTTTGAATTACAAAACGGCAATTCTGAAAGCTCATTAATATTTCTAAATAAAGCCATTCAGGTGAATTTCAGGAATAAAAATATTGATTTAAAAAACCCTAGCCTTGTTCATTTTAAAGATGCTATAGATCCTATAGGTGTGATAAACTCATTATCTAAAAAAGCAGAAGTTCTTTTACTGCAATATGAAGATTCAAAAAAGAAATCTTATGCGATAAAAGCTTTTAAAAATCTACAAACAGCAGACTCTCTCATTGACTATATTCAAAATTCAAATAGTGAACAAAGTTCAAAACTATACTGGCGTAAAGAAGCATCTAAAGTTTATCACTATGCCGTTTATTGTTCTTACATTTTAGATAAAACTCAACTTGCATTTGTTTATAGCGAGAAAAATAAAGCAGTATTGCTCACAGAAAATATCATTCAAAATTCCTTTGATATACCAGAATCCATTAAGAACAGGAAAAAGTTTTTAAATAATAGATTGATAGAGTATGAAAGAAAACTTGAAGAAAAGAAGGACTCAAACTCCATAAAATTTTATAATAAAGCCATACTTAATCAAAGACTTGAGATTAAAAAATACGATGATTCTATTGCAAATCATTATACTGATGGTTTAACTAAAACTTACTTGAACCAACTAACTAGCCTATCTGAAGTACAAAACGGATTAAAAAATGACGAAATGATCATTTCATACGTGTGGAATGAAGAAGTCAAGTGTAAAAATCATCTAATGTGTCTAGTAATAACGCCTGAAGATGCTCAAGTTTTTGAATTAGAACATGCAGATGATTTAAACCGTGAAATTTCACAATATTTACAACTTCTGTCTAAACCCTTCTCTACTAAAGAGGACATCAATCAATATGCGATAAAGGCAAATTCGATCTATAAAAGACTTTTCCCAATAGAAATCCAATCAAAATTAAAATCCAAAAAAATTACAATAATTGCCGATGGTCAATTACAAAACATCCCATTTGATGCTCTAATTACAGATATTGAAAAGCATAATTATCTCATTAAAGATTGTCAAATAAACTATGCCTATTCACTATCTTTTTCAAAAAGTAATGCCGCTATTAATCGTAAGGCTAGCAAAAATCTGATCACCTTCTCTCCTACTACCTTTGACCTTATAGGCTTACCTAAACTCTACAATACCAACGCAGAAATTAATTCTATCAATAAGTATATTGAAGGTGATAATTACATTAATCATATCGCTACAAAAAACAACTTTAAAAGTCTTATAGATGATTACAAAATTATTCATCTAGCCACTCATGCTAGTTCTGGAGAAGACCCGTTTATAGGCTTTCATGATAGTAAGCTAGGTATTAAAGAACTTTATTCGCTAGAAAACAATGCTCAATTAGTTTTCTTAAGTGCCTGTGATACTTCAATAGGAGAAATTATTCAAGGAGAAGGAACTTTAACTCTTGCAAGAGGTTTTTTTTATACTGGCTCGCAAGCAGTGGTCGCCTCTTTATGGAAAACCAGTGATAAGTCCACCTCTTACATTGTTGAAGATTTCTATAAAAACATTGAAGAGAAAAATGGCGTGTCGACAGCGCTACATCGTGCAAAACTTAAATATATTAAAGAACATAGTCTTTCAGACGTATCACCTTACTATTGGGCATCTTTAAAATCTATGGGAGATAATCAACCGATTGCTCTTAATAATTACAACTTCGTTTATTGGATAATTGGAGCCCTAGTCATGATACTTACTCTATTGAGCGTCCTATTTTTTAAAAATCGTAAGGCTTAA
- a CDS encoding RNA polymerase sigma factor, whose protein sequence is MADDLKYLRALLTSDSAVISELYQDTLPKVKKFVIQNKGSVQDAEDIFQKALVQIAVRYKKNPFSINSSFKAFLFTACKNLWRRELNKSSHWVTNDIEEEQFYIKNEDAHVLLEQERLELFQAALDLSSDNCKSILEMFFNDVSYAEMVKDLAYSSETVARQRVFKCKKKLIELIKSSPRFNALKEL, encoded by the coding sequence ATGGCAGATGATTTAAAATACCTAAGAGCCTTGCTAACGAGTGACTCTGCTGTGATTTCAGAGCTCTATCAAGACACCTTGCCTAAGGTGAAAAAATTTGTGATTCAAAATAAAGGTTCAGTTCAGGATGCCGAGGATATCTTTCAAAAAGCACTAGTGCAAATAGCAGTTAGATACAAAAAAAATCCATTTTCAATTAATTCTAGTTTTAAGGCCTTTTTATTCACCGCTTGTAAAAATTTGTGGAGAAGAGAATTAAATAAATCTTCACATTGGGTAACAAATGATATAGAGGAGGAACAGTTCTATATAAAAAATGAAGATGCACATGTTTTATTAGAACAAGAACGATTAGAATTATTTCAAGCAGCGTTGGACCTTAGTTCAGATAACTGTAAATCAATTCTTGAAATGTTTTTTAATGATGTGTCCTATGCCGAGATGGTAAAAGATCTCGCATATAGTTCTGAAACGGTCGCAAGACAGCGTGTCTTTAAATGCAAAAAGAAACTTATAGAGCTTATAAAAAGTAGCCCTAGATTTAATGCCTTGAAAGAATTATGA